In one Salvelinus fontinalis isolate EN_2023a chromosome 16, ASM2944872v1, whole genome shotgun sequence genomic region, the following are encoded:
- the LOC129812736 gene encoding coiled-coil domain-containing protein 9B-like isoform X3 — MLKKEQKDVELDKKIEALRRKNEALMKRYQEVEEDKKRAEEEGMALQSPKGNAGDLTITINKSTTEPRVVMTKPGTCGSPTPKGIQDLGEREAEGNLLGSGRGRRKQLLVTMAGNTKGKRVVSERLERRPGPGPASLLNVKSPTEDGLHQHLVESAGRGKHQHTNTAKKDTGPQDEGGQGKCVTEERHWLSECEPYYQKSEGPGLAGDTDLTIPTSKEEQQEYLHWKKEREQIDRERVARHRNANGQWRRAWDMDKTENMFSDKSEERVQGPPDRGGRNARRGYPKSNAESRVQQPRGRDKGVKKVPAVSSKAKGKDRLTGRARRWDASEDGDDLQASETSLEEFLEEFDALGGPDVDDSTAETPEIKDVYLKIESFLTPDVVKTEEVSGPVSPALDQADWFQAPADTLEEGTPRQEKAKESSPRAAEKKVRFSVELKGPGAYEQPSTGAQNSARSETTGASTLKVSSPSKNSYEVEKPNQAPEGPPKDAGNALDQGNKPAKALQAQSSSDGQTPGQEGSELADTSKTECAESGHDSVPTPVFPTSHSNVKDAAPPQENAVQPLEHAKSNSNRNTEELIDSSLSVLRLESGETHPTHTTSTDKARENGKNV, encoded by the exons ATGCTGAAGAAGGAGCAGAAGGACGTGGAGCTGGATAAAAAGATTGAGGCTCTCCGCAGGAAGAATGAAGCCCTCATGAAGAGGTACCAG gaggtagaggaggacaaaAAGAGAGCGGAGGAGGAAGGAATGGCACTGCAGAGCCCCAAGGGCAACGCAGGGGACTTAACCATCACCATCAACAAGTCTACCACC GAGCCTCGTGTTGTGATGACCAAACCAGGCACGTGTGGTTCTCCCACCCCAAAGGGGATCCAGGACCTTGGGGAGAGGGAGGCGGAGGGGAACCTGCTGGGCTCAGGACGGGGCAGGAGGAAGCAGCTACTGGTCACCATGGCTGGCAACACAAAG GGTAAGAGGGTGGTGAGTGAAAGGCTGGAGAGAAGGCCAGGTCCAGGTCCCGCCAGTCTGCTGAATGTGAAGAGCCCTACAGAGGATGGCTTGCACCAGCACCTTGTGGAATCAGCAGGCAGAGGAAAACACCAGCACACTAACACAGCAAAGAAGGACACAGGACCACAG gatGAAGGGGGGCAGGGAAAGTGTGTGACAGAGGAGCGTCACTGGCTGTCAGAGTGTGAGCCTTACTACCAG AAGTCTGAGGGGCCAGGCCTGGCAGGCGACACAGACCTCACCATCCCCACGTCCAAAGAGGAGCAGCAGGAGTACCTGCACTGGAAGAAGGAGCGTGAGCAGATCGACCGGGAGCGCGTGGCCCGCCACAGAAATGCCAATGGCCAGTGGAGGCGGGCGTGGGACATGGACAAAACAGAGAATAT GTTTTCAGATAAATCTGAGGAGAGAGTACAGGGGCCTCCAGATAGAG GAGGAAGAAATGCAAGGAGAGGTTACCCCAAATCAAATGCTGAGTCACGGG TTCAGCAACCACGGGGAAGAGACAAGGGGGTTAAAAAAGTGCCAGCGGTCAGCAGTAAAGCCAAGGGCAAGGATCGGCTGACTGGGAGGGCCAGGAG ATGGGATGCCAGCGAGGATGGGGATGATTTGCAG GCCTCCGAGACAAGTTTGGAGGAATTCTTAGAAGAGTTTGATGCTTTGGGTGGGCCTGACGTAGACGACTCCACTGCAGAAACTCCAGAGATCAAAGATGTTTACCTCAAAATTGAGTCTTTCCTGACCCCGGATGTGGTGAAGACCGAGGAGGTGAGTGGACCCGTCAGTCCTGCCCTGGACCAAGCCGACTGGTTTCAAGCCCCAGCCGACACCTTAGAGGAGGGTACACCCAGACAGGAGAAGGCTAAGGAATCGTCCCCTCGAGCTGCAGAGAAGAAGGTCCGCTTCTCGGTGGAGCTCAAGGGGCCCGGGGCCTACGAGCAGCCCAGTACGGGAGCCCAGAACTCTGCCCGCTCAGAAACCACGGGAGCCAGCACTTTAAAAGTGTCCTCCCCCAGCAAAAACAGCTATGAGGTGGAGAAGCCGAACCAGGCCCCCGAGGGCCCTCCGAAGGACGCTGGTAATGCCCTGGACCAGGGTAATAAACCTGCTAAAGCTCTCCAGGCACAAAGCTCATCGGATGGGCAGACACCGGGGCAGGAGGGCTCTGAGCTTGCCGATACCTCCAAAACAGAGTGTGCTGAAAGCGGCCATGACAGTGTGCCCACCCCTGTTTTTCCCACTTCACACAGCAATGTCAAAGACGCTGCCCCTCCACAGGAGAATGCTGTCCAGCCTTTAGAACATGCTAAGAGCAATAGCAACAGAAATACAG AGGAACTGATTGACTCTAGTCTGTCTGTTCTGAGGCTGGAGTCAGGAGAGACTCACCCAACCCACACCACCAGCACTGACAAG GCAAGAGAAAATGGGAAGAATGTTTGA
- the LOC129812736 gene encoding coiled-coil domain-containing protein 9B-like isoform X2 gives MERPTSSDVMLKKEQKDVELDKKIEALRRKNEALMKRYQEVEEDKKRAEEEGMALQSPKGNAGDLTITINKSTTEPRVVMTKPGTCGSPTPKGIQDLGEREAEGNLLGSGRGRRKQLLVTMAGNTKGKRVVSERLERRPGPGPASLLNVKSPTEDGLHQHLVESAGRGKHQHTNTAKKDTGPQDEGGQGKCVTEERHWLSECEPYYQKSEGPGLAGDTDLTIPTSKEEQQEYLHWKKEREQIDRERVARHRNANGQWRRAWDMDKTENMFSDKSEERVQGPPDRGGRNARRGYPKSNAESRVQQPRGRDKGVKKVPAVSSKAKGKDRLTGRARRWDASEDGDDLQASETSLEEFLEEFDALGGPDVDDSTAETPEIKDVYLKIESFLTPDVVKTEEVSGPVSPALDQADWFQAPADTLEEGTPRQEKAKESSPRAAEKKVRFSVELKGPGAYEQPSTGAQNSARSETTGASTLKVSSPSKNSYEVEKPNQAPEGPPKDAGNALDQGNKPAKALQAQSSSDGQTPGQEGSELADTSKTECAESGHDSVPTPVFPTSHSNVKDAAPPQENAVQPLEHAKSNSNRNTEELIDSSLSVLRLESGETHPTHTTSTDKARENGKNV, from the exons ATGGAGAGACCT acctccagtgatGTCATGCTGAAGAAGGAGCAGAAGGACGTGGAGCTGGATAAAAAGATTGAGGCTCTCCGCAGGAAGAATGAAGCCCTCATGAAGAGGTACCAG gaggtagaggaggacaaaAAGAGAGCGGAGGAGGAAGGAATGGCACTGCAGAGCCCCAAGGGCAACGCAGGGGACTTAACCATCACCATCAACAAGTCTACCACC GAGCCTCGTGTTGTGATGACCAAACCAGGCACGTGTGGTTCTCCCACCCCAAAGGGGATCCAGGACCTTGGGGAGAGGGAGGCGGAGGGGAACCTGCTGGGCTCAGGACGGGGCAGGAGGAAGCAGCTACTGGTCACCATGGCTGGCAACACAAAG GGTAAGAGGGTGGTGAGTGAAAGGCTGGAGAGAAGGCCAGGTCCAGGTCCCGCCAGTCTGCTGAATGTGAAGAGCCCTACAGAGGATGGCTTGCACCAGCACCTTGTGGAATCAGCAGGCAGAGGAAAACACCAGCACACTAACACAGCAAAGAAGGACACAGGACCACAG gatGAAGGGGGGCAGGGAAAGTGTGTGACAGAGGAGCGTCACTGGCTGTCAGAGTGTGAGCCTTACTACCAG AAGTCTGAGGGGCCAGGCCTGGCAGGCGACACAGACCTCACCATCCCCACGTCCAAAGAGGAGCAGCAGGAGTACCTGCACTGGAAGAAGGAGCGTGAGCAGATCGACCGGGAGCGCGTGGCCCGCCACAGAAATGCCAATGGCCAGTGGAGGCGGGCGTGGGACATGGACAAAACAGAGAATAT GTTTTCAGATAAATCTGAGGAGAGAGTACAGGGGCCTCCAGATAGAG GAGGAAGAAATGCAAGGAGAGGTTACCCCAAATCAAATGCTGAGTCACGGG TTCAGCAACCACGGGGAAGAGACAAGGGGGTTAAAAAAGTGCCAGCGGTCAGCAGTAAAGCCAAGGGCAAGGATCGGCTGACTGGGAGGGCCAGGAG ATGGGATGCCAGCGAGGATGGGGATGATTTGCAG GCCTCCGAGACAAGTTTGGAGGAATTCTTAGAAGAGTTTGATGCTTTGGGTGGGCCTGACGTAGACGACTCCACTGCAGAAACTCCAGAGATCAAAGATGTTTACCTCAAAATTGAGTCTTTCCTGACCCCGGATGTGGTGAAGACCGAGGAGGTGAGTGGACCCGTCAGTCCTGCCCTGGACCAAGCCGACTGGTTTCAAGCCCCAGCCGACACCTTAGAGGAGGGTACACCCAGACAGGAGAAGGCTAAGGAATCGTCCCCTCGAGCTGCAGAGAAGAAGGTCCGCTTCTCGGTGGAGCTCAAGGGGCCCGGGGCCTACGAGCAGCCCAGTACGGGAGCCCAGAACTCTGCCCGCTCAGAAACCACGGGAGCCAGCACTTTAAAAGTGTCCTCCCCCAGCAAAAACAGCTATGAGGTGGAGAAGCCGAACCAGGCCCCCGAGGGCCCTCCGAAGGACGCTGGTAATGCCCTGGACCAGGGTAATAAACCTGCTAAAGCTCTCCAGGCACAAAGCTCATCGGATGGGCAGACACCGGGGCAGGAGGGCTCTGAGCTTGCCGATACCTCCAAAACAGAGTGTGCTGAAAGCGGCCATGACAGTGTGCCCACCCCTGTTTTTCCCACTTCACACAGCAATGTCAAAGACGCTGCCCCTCCACAGGAGAATGCTGTCCAGCCTTTAGAACATGCTAAGAGCAATAGCAACAGAAATACAG AGGAACTGATTGACTCTAGTCTGTCTGTTCTGAGGCTGGAGTCAGGAGAGACTCACCCAACCCACACCACCAGCACTGACAAG GCAAGAGAAAATGGGAAGAATGTTTGA
- the LOC129812738 gene encoding uncharacterized protein LOC129812738: MSVKEASIGHAQGRVGLRRKLTGPPRRLLGKSKTSSDMERKGKTWAWGQRSGDGNGTKEDSMPGCQDTIFEEVPLESTTKSPRKSTDSKEATLENTIGTTKSLSTEQSDVKADHSNQKHKREKQGTRKRCFSPSLICIRRWRKRAGEKEDKEGHDITFFNKQTRDFAVQPTAVYGVTTSEKQVNNCSSMATPAMKGKDEKLKVKTWRIFKRLMIAPSNHSKTKQEQLGSEIALQDHSPCAISSKKKAVNLWRHRTKKPSPFFQERIGGTQEYIEEETIVLANRHADDVTELMNPNPHPLDFVREVKVHCSETLTVSVDVSVMKSEDTEFRDTIETSKEETKAYENPAPTTDKMEAKKYPENRLEQAEQAEMLVSPYPIETYSCAGNDGVNLVSEVEEVQRHLGFSESVTSSTVAAEDLSLGGGFTLNAINKHIDLNAICEDAFVHNGIQAIEGKTQTSIIANESVKEDSHLESNMSDDVHLYPIELNNSLKTGCDTFHGILNAENNGDSKQNCDVQQKEVHLLETACSVVQVVITAALDQLRVELVNSVTTLTQEEREC; this comes from the coding sequence ATGTCAGTCAAAGAGGCTTCGATTGGACACGCTCAGGGAAGAGTGGGTCTGAGGAGAAAGCTGACAGGTCCTCCACGACGACTCCTTGGTAAATCAAAGACTAGCAGTGACATGGAGAGGAAGGGAAAGACTTGGGCTTGGGGACAGAGATCAGGGGATGGCAATGGGACCAAGGAAGATTCCATGCCTGGCTGTCAGGACACAATCTTTGAAGAGGTTCCACTGGAATCTACCACAAAGAGCCCTCGGAAATCCACTGATTCCAAAGAGGCAACACTAGAAAACACAATAGGCACCACAAAGTCACTCTCCACAGAACAAAGTGATGTAAAAGCTGACCATTCAAACCAAAAGCACAAGAGGGAAAAGCAAGGCACAAGGAAGCGATGTTTCTCTCCATCACTCATCTGCATTagaaggtggaggaagagagctggTGAAAAGGAAGACAAGGAAGGTCATGATATCACATTTTTCAACAAGCAAACCAGAGACTTTGCTGTTCAACCAACTGCAGTTTATGGTGTAACAACCAGTGAAAAGCAAGTTAACAATTGCTCTAGCATGGCCACTCCTGCGATGAAAGGAAAGGATGAAAAGTTAAAAGTTAAAACCTGGAGAATCTTCAAAAGGCTCATGATCGCTCCCAGCAACCATTCAAAAACAAAGCAAGAACAGCTAGGATCAGAGATAGCTCTACAAGATCATTCTCCTTGTGCTATTTCCTCCAAGAAAAAGGCTGTGAATCTCTGGAGGCACAGAACCAAAAAGCCCTCTCCTTTCTTCCAGGAGCGTATTGGAGGCACACAGGAATACATTGAGGAGGAGACTATAGTCCTGGCTAACAGACATGCTGATGATGTTACTGAGCTCATGAACCCTAATCCACATCCCCTAGATTTTGTCAGAGAGGTTAAGGTGCATTGCTCTGAGACACTAACAGTGAGTGTGGATGTGAGTGTTATGAAGTCAGAGGACACTGAGTTCAGAGACACCATAGAAACAAGTAAAGAAGAAACTAAGGCTTACGAAAACCCTGCCCCTACAACTGATAAAATGGAAGCTAAAAAATATCCTGAAAATAGACTGGAGCAGGCGGAGCAGGCGGAGATGCTGGTAAGCCCATATCCCATAGAGACCTATAGTTGTGCCGGCAATGACGGGGTGAATCTTGTTTCAGAGGTAGAGGAGGTGCAGAGACATTTAGGCTTTAGTGAAAGTGTTACCTCAAGCACAGTTGCCGCAGAGGATCTATCATTGGGGGGGGGATTCACATTAAACGCTATTAACAAACACATTGACTTAAATGCAATTTGTGAGGATGCTTTTGTACATAATGGAATACAAGCTATAGAGGGAAAAACTCAAACGAGCATAATTGCAAATGAGAGTGTTAAAGAGGATTCACATTTAGAGAGTAACATGTCTGATGACGTGCATTTATACCCCATTGAACTGAACAACTCTTTGAAGACTGGTTGTGACACATTCCATGGAATCCTCAATGCTGAAAATAATGGTGATTCTAAGCAGAACTGTGATGTGCAGCAGAAAGAGGTCCACCTGCTGGAGACTGCATGCTCTGTGGTCCAGGTAGTCATAACCGCTGCCTTGGATCAGCTCAGAGTTGAGCTGGTGAACTCAGTTACAACACTGACCCAAGAGGAAAGAGAGTGCTGA
- the LOC129812736 gene encoding coiled-coil domain-containing protein 9B-like isoform X1, which produces MAYYIPVRQLSTVGQVEVDIEYLHDESGYVVEGRDCSDYATSSDVMLKKEQKDVELDKKIEALRRKNEALMKRYQEVEEDKKRAEEEGMALQSPKGNAGDLTITINKSTTEPRVVMTKPGTCGSPTPKGIQDLGEREAEGNLLGSGRGRRKQLLVTMAGNTKGKRVVSERLERRPGPGPASLLNVKSPTEDGLHQHLVESAGRGKHQHTNTAKKDTGPQDEGGQGKCVTEERHWLSECEPYYQKSEGPGLAGDTDLTIPTSKEEQQEYLHWKKEREQIDRERVARHRNANGQWRRAWDMDKTENMFSDKSEERVQGPPDRGGRNARRGYPKSNAESRVQQPRGRDKGVKKVPAVSSKAKGKDRLTGRARRWDASEDGDDLQASETSLEEFLEEFDALGGPDVDDSTAETPEIKDVYLKIESFLTPDVVKTEEVSGPVSPALDQADWFQAPADTLEEGTPRQEKAKESSPRAAEKKVRFSVELKGPGAYEQPSTGAQNSARSETTGASTLKVSSPSKNSYEVEKPNQAPEGPPKDAGNALDQGNKPAKALQAQSSSDGQTPGQEGSELADTSKTECAESGHDSVPTPVFPTSHSNVKDAAPPQENAVQPLEHAKSNSNRNTEELIDSSLSVLRLESGETHPTHTTSTDKARENGKNV; this is translated from the exons ATGGCTTACTACATCCCAG TCAGGCAACTTTCAACAGTTGGACAGGTGGAGGTGGACATAGAATACCTGCACGATGAGAGTGGATACGTGGTAGAGGGCAGAGACTGCAGTGACTATGCG acctccagtgatGTCATGCTGAAGAAGGAGCAGAAGGACGTGGAGCTGGATAAAAAGATTGAGGCTCTCCGCAGGAAGAATGAAGCCCTCATGAAGAGGTACCAG gaggtagaggaggacaaaAAGAGAGCGGAGGAGGAAGGAATGGCACTGCAGAGCCCCAAGGGCAACGCAGGGGACTTAACCATCACCATCAACAAGTCTACCACC GAGCCTCGTGTTGTGATGACCAAACCAGGCACGTGTGGTTCTCCCACCCCAAAGGGGATCCAGGACCTTGGGGAGAGGGAGGCGGAGGGGAACCTGCTGGGCTCAGGACGGGGCAGGAGGAAGCAGCTACTGGTCACCATGGCTGGCAACACAAAG GGTAAGAGGGTGGTGAGTGAAAGGCTGGAGAGAAGGCCAGGTCCAGGTCCCGCCAGTCTGCTGAATGTGAAGAGCCCTACAGAGGATGGCTTGCACCAGCACCTTGTGGAATCAGCAGGCAGAGGAAAACACCAGCACACTAACACAGCAAAGAAGGACACAGGACCACAG gatGAAGGGGGGCAGGGAAAGTGTGTGACAGAGGAGCGTCACTGGCTGTCAGAGTGTGAGCCTTACTACCAG AAGTCTGAGGGGCCAGGCCTGGCAGGCGACACAGACCTCACCATCCCCACGTCCAAAGAGGAGCAGCAGGAGTACCTGCACTGGAAGAAGGAGCGTGAGCAGATCGACCGGGAGCGCGTGGCCCGCCACAGAAATGCCAATGGCCAGTGGAGGCGGGCGTGGGACATGGACAAAACAGAGAATAT GTTTTCAGATAAATCTGAGGAGAGAGTACAGGGGCCTCCAGATAGAG GAGGAAGAAATGCAAGGAGAGGTTACCCCAAATCAAATGCTGAGTCACGGG TTCAGCAACCACGGGGAAGAGACAAGGGGGTTAAAAAAGTGCCAGCGGTCAGCAGTAAAGCCAAGGGCAAGGATCGGCTGACTGGGAGGGCCAGGAG ATGGGATGCCAGCGAGGATGGGGATGATTTGCAG GCCTCCGAGACAAGTTTGGAGGAATTCTTAGAAGAGTTTGATGCTTTGGGTGGGCCTGACGTAGACGACTCCACTGCAGAAACTCCAGAGATCAAAGATGTTTACCTCAAAATTGAGTCTTTCCTGACCCCGGATGTGGTGAAGACCGAGGAGGTGAGTGGACCCGTCAGTCCTGCCCTGGACCAAGCCGACTGGTTTCAAGCCCCAGCCGACACCTTAGAGGAGGGTACACCCAGACAGGAGAAGGCTAAGGAATCGTCCCCTCGAGCTGCAGAGAAGAAGGTCCGCTTCTCGGTGGAGCTCAAGGGGCCCGGGGCCTACGAGCAGCCCAGTACGGGAGCCCAGAACTCTGCCCGCTCAGAAACCACGGGAGCCAGCACTTTAAAAGTGTCCTCCCCCAGCAAAAACAGCTATGAGGTGGAGAAGCCGAACCAGGCCCCCGAGGGCCCTCCGAAGGACGCTGGTAATGCCCTGGACCAGGGTAATAAACCTGCTAAAGCTCTCCAGGCACAAAGCTCATCGGATGGGCAGACACCGGGGCAGGAGGGCTCTGAGCTTGCCGATACCTCCAAAACAGAGTGTGCTGAAAGCGGCCATGACAGTGTGCCCACCCCTGTTTTTCCCACTTCACACAGCAATGTCAAAGACGCTGCCCCTCCACAGGAGAATGCTGTCCAGCCTTTAGAACATGCTAAGAGCAATAGCAACAGAAATACAG AGGAACTGATTGACTCTAGTCTGTCTGTTCTGAGGCTGGAGTCAGGAGAGACTCACCCAACCCACACCACCAGCACTGACAAG GCAAGAGAAAATGGGAAGAATGTTTGA